A part of Kitasatospora acidiphila genomic DNA contains:
- a CDS encoding glycosyltransferase: MWPIRAAPLRQTAGVTPFWIIVSLLSAACWCWLTVGQGFFWRTDQRLPPHRIDPARWPDVAVVVPARDEAEVLPRSLPGLLAQKYPGRARVILVDDHSSDGTAETARRLAEAGGLPLTVTTPPPLPSGWTGKLWAVRHGVELAGEAELLFLTDADIAHGPGVLAALVAGAETQRLDLVSQMARLRTETGWERLIVPAFVYFFAQLYPFRWSNRPGSRTAAAAGGCSLVRRDALERAGGVAVIRGAVIDDVSLARAVKRSGGRTWLGLAERDPELTVRSVRPYVGLGPLWRMVSRSAYAQLRHSPPLLLGTVLGLALIYLVPPLATAVGLATGQLPVLLAGAAAWLLMTGTYLPMTRYYDRPAPAALLLPFTALLYLLMTVDSAVQHYLGRGAAWKGRTY; encoded by the coding sequence ATGTGGCCCATCCGGGCCGCGCCACTGCGGCAGACTGCGGGAGTGACGCCGTTCTGGATCATCGTGTCCCTCTTGTCCGCGGCCTGCTGGTGCTGGCTGACCGTCGGCCAAGGCTTCTTCTGGCGCACCGACCAGCGCCTGCCGCCGCACCGGATCGACCCCGCCAGATGGCCCGACGTGGCCGTGGTGGTCCCGGCCCGCGACGAGGCCGAGGTGCTGCCCCGCAGCCTGCCCGGCCTGCTGGCGCAGAAGTACCCCGGCCGGGCCCGGGTGATCCTGGTCGACGACCACAGCAGCGACGGCACCGCCGAGACGGCCCGCCGGCTGGCCGAGGCGGGCGGCCTGCCGCTGACCGTGACCACGCCCCCGCCGCTGCCGTCCGGCTGGACCGGCAAGCTGTGGGCGGTGCGGCACGGGGTGGAGCTGGCCGGCGAGGCGGAGCTGCTCTTCCTCACCGACGCGGACATCGCCCACGGCCCCGGCGTGCTGGCAGCCCTGGTGGCCGGCGCCGAGACCCAGCGGCTGGACCTGGTCTCGCAGATGGCCCGGCTGCGCACCGAGACCGGCTGGGAGCGGCTGATCGTGCCGGCGTTCGTCTACTTCTTCGCCCAGCTCTACCCGTTCCGCTGGAGCAACCGGCCCGGCTCGCGCACCGCCGCGGCGGCCGGCGGCTGCTCGCTGGTCCGCCGCGACGCCCTGGAGCGGGCCGGCGGGGTGGCGGTGATCCGCGGCGCGGTGATCGACGACGTGTCGCTGGCCCGGGCGGTCAAGCGCTCCGGCGGCCGCACCTGGCTGGGGCTGGCCGAGCGCGACCCGGAGCTGACGGTCCGCAGCGTGCGGCCCTACGTCGGGCTCGGGCCGCTGTGGCGGATGGTCTCCCGCAGCGCCTACGCCCAGCTGCGCCACTCGCCGCCCCTGCTGCTGGGGACGGTGCTCGGCCTGGCGCTGATCTACCTGGTCCCGCCACTCGCCACCGCGGTCGGCCTGGCCACCGGCCAGCTGCCGGTGCTGCTCGCGGGCGCCGCCGCCTGGCTGCTGATGACGGGGACGTACCTGCCGATGACCCGCTACTACGACCGCCCGGCCCCGGCCGCGCTGCTGCTGCCGTTCACCGCCCTGCTCTACCTGCTGATGACGGTGGACTCGGCGGTGCAGCACTACCTCGGCCGTGGCGCGGCCTGGAAGGGACGGACCTACTGA
- a CDS encoding glutamate racemase, which translates to MKIALMDSGIGLLPATAAIRELRPDADLVISNDPDGMPWGPRTVADLTEHALLCARAAAALEPDVLVVACNTASVHALDALRAELEPRIPVIGTVPAIKPAAASGGAVAIWATPATTGSPYQRGLIAEFGGTADITEVPCPGLADAVDAADEAAMDRAIAAAAALTPVGTTTLVLGCTHYELVADRIRAALAGIAVPDLVMHGSAAAVAAQALRRLSPETLAGTGGGTLTVLTSGRPGTLPAAAAAYAEGQALLAVPVR; encoded by the coding sequence GTGAAGATCGCACTGATGGACTCAGGAATCGGGTTGCTGCCCGCCACGGCGGCCATTCGTGAGCTGCGCCCGGATGCCGACCTGGTGATCTCCAACGACCCGGACGGCATGCCCTGGGGTCCGCGCACGGTGGCGGACCTGACGGAGCACGCGCTGTTGTGCGCCCGCGCGGCGGCAGCGCTCGAGCCTGACGTGCTGGTGGTGGCCTGCAACACCGCGTCGGTGCACGCGCTGGACGCCCTGCGCGCCGAACTGGAGCCGCGGATTCCGGTGATCGGGACGGTGCCGGCCATCAAGCCGGCGGCCGCGTCCGGTGGCGCGGTGGCGATCTGGGCCACTCCGGCGACCACCGGCAGCCCCTACCAGCGCGGCCTGATCGCCGAGTTCGGCGGCACCGCGGACATCACCGAGGTGCCCTGCCCGGGACTGGCGGACGCGGTCGATGCAGCCGACGAGGCCGCCATGGACCGCGCGATCGCCGCCGCTGCCGCGCTCACCCCGGTCGGCACCACCACCCTGGTGCTCGGCTGCACCCACTACGAACTGGTCGCCGACCGGATCCGCGCCGCATTGGCCGGCATCGCCGTGCCGGACCTGGTGATGCACGGCTCGGCCGCCGCGGTCGCCGCCCAGGCGCTGCGCCGCTTGTCGCCCGAGACGCTGGCCGGCACCGGCGGCGGCACCCTGACGGTGCTGACGAGCGGCCGCCCCGGCACCCTGCCGGCCGCGGCCGCCGCCTACGCCGAGGGCCAGGCCCTGCTCGCCGTCCCGGTGCGCTGA
- a CDS encoding polysaccharide deacetylase family protein has protein sequence MLAYSRVTDQRAFGAQLDRLCQVAVPISLPALEQAVAVGRPLPPRSVLITFDDADRNVLEHALPALTARGLPAVAFVVTELIGTDRPSWRDEAAFLLAHRGQARALVPDARYDRLEQLAALPDPDRRRSMHELRVSATAQAPRRQRLTPQDLRRLLAGRVAIGSQSLGAPELGRCDDATVATELRSAHRELTAWLDAAPTAFAYPGGGHEPRAARVLAELGYRAAFLTDHRLNRRLPREALRVSRLSVDTSCPRDHFEAVLSGLQPAVRRWRGL, from the coding sequence GTGCTCGCCTACAGCCGGGTCACCGACCAGCGGGCCTTCGGCGCCCAGCTGGACCGGCTCTGCCAGGTCGCGGTGCCGATCTCGCTGCCGGCCCTGGAGCAGGCGGTGGCGGTCGGCCGGCCGCTGCCGCCGCGCAGCGTGCTGATCACCTTCGACGACGCCGACCGGAACGTGCTGGAGCACGCCCTGCCCGCCCTGACCGCCCGGGGGCTGCCGGCGGTGGCCTTCGTGGTGACCGAGCTGATCGGCACCGACCGGCCGTCCTGGCGTGACGAGGCCGCCTTCCTGCTGGCCCACCGCGGCCAGGCCCGGGCCCTGGTGCCGGACGCCCGGTACGACCGCTTGGAGCAGCTGGCCGCGCTGCCCGACCCGGACCGCCGGCGCAGCATGCACGAGCTGCGGGTCAGCGCCACCGCGCAGGCCCCGCGCCGCCAGCGCCTGACCCCGCAGGACCTGCGGCGACTGCTGGCCGGGCGGGTGGCGATCGGCAGCCAGAGCCTGGGCGCGCCGGAGCTCGGGCGGTGCGACGACGCCACGGTGGCGACCGAGCTGCGCAGCGCGCACCGGGAGCTGACCGCCTGGCTGGACGCGGCGCCCACCGCGTTCGCCTACCCGGGCGGCGGGCATGAGCCGCGGGCCGCCCGGGTGCTGGCCGAGCTGGGCTATCGGGCGGCGTTCCTGACCGATCATCGGCTGAACCGACGACTGCCCAGGGAGGCACTGCGGGTGAGCCGGCTGTCGGTGGACACCAGCTGCCCCCGGGACCACTTCGAGGCGGTGCTGTCGGGCCTGCAGCCGGCCGTCAGGCGCTGGCGCGGCCTCTGA
- a CDS encoding PTS-dependent dihydroxyacetone kinase phosphotransferase subunit DhaM encodes MGQISPRGGAGADVIPIGEAPSATRVPSQTPTRSAALGRVGVVLVSHSRELAQETADLARALAQTDDPSAVAATGGQPGDGLGSSALLIAAAARRVDQGHGVAVLADLPGAVRTVLALLARADEHGLPFPVRFANAPFVEGAVAAVATASAGGDLAAVVDAAEEMYRQRKV; translated from the coding sequence ATGGGGCAGATCTCCCCGCGAGGCGGGGCCGGAGCGGACGTCATCCCGATCGGGGAGGCACCCTCGGCCACCCGGGTGCCCAGCCAGACCCCGACCCGCTCGGCGGCGCTGGGCCGGGTCGGCGTGGTGCTGGTCTCGCACAGCCGCGAGCTGGCCCAGGAGACCGCCGACCTGGCCCGGGCGCTGGCCCAGACCGACGACCCGTCAGCGGTGGCGGCCACCGGCGGGCAACCGGGGGACGGGCTGGGCAGCAGCGCGCTGCTGATCGCCGCCGCGGCCCGCCGGGTGGACCAGGGGCACGGGGTGGCGGTGCTGGCCGACCTGCCGGGCGCGGTGCGCACCGTGCTGGCGCTGCTGGCCAGGGCGGACGAGCACGGGCTGCCGTTCCCGGTGCGGTTCGCCAACGCACCGTTCGTGGAGGGCGCGGTCGCGGCGGTCGCCACCGCCTCGGCCGGCGGCGACCTGGCGGCGGTGGTCGACGCCGCCGAAGAGATGTACAGACAGCGCAAGGTCTGA
- a CDS encoding DUF397 domain-containing protein: protein MATETGSGEAAAGAEAVAPSPKPKLDTTGAEWLSARQEDGSPGDVQIAFVDGYIAMRDGRFPDGPVLVFTQAEWDAFVLGAQDGEFDLD from the coding sequence GTGGCAACGGAAACGGGTAGCGGCGAGGCCGCAGCGGGCGCCGAGGCCGTCGCACCGTCCCCCAAGCCCAAGTTGGACACCACGGGGGCCGAGTGGCTCTCCGCCAGGCAGGAGGACGGCTCGCCGGGCGATGTGCAGATCGCCTTCGTGGACGGCTACATCGCGATGCGGGACGGCCGGTTCCCGGACGGGCCGGTGCTGGTCTTCACCCAGGCGGAGTGGGACGCCTTCGTGCTCGGCGCCCAGGACGGCGAGTTCGACCTGGACTGA
- a CDS encoding acyl-CoA dehydrogenase family protein has product MTSTPTDTQPPVAAALRGLPRVVDLLAARAEEHDRDATFPYQGVEAVHEIGLLTLTVGQQYGGPGAGLAEVVEVLAELGRGDASVALLAANTLLHHAEQARTGGWPNPVYRRLLTESRRGPALVAAVDATADPLIARPGPWGSPGPKAQGGWRLSGRLTGCPGVEALAWLAVRIRTAEPEPRTGTFLIRAESPGLEVDPVGDQLGLRAATCHELRFTEVAVPAELVTGLRRDDVESATTTAWRDLALAAVQIGVGRAARDWLVGFLSRRTPGGTGEPLGALPRYQAALGELEGALIGAEELVAGLAGRIDAGDEAAVARTGPAHLLVCRAVVDAVRAAVELTGSAGLSRRQPLERQLRDALSGPVHGRPPQAVLETAGRAALDRG; this is encoded by the coding sequence ATGACCAGCACCCCGACCGACACCCAGCCGCCCGTCGCGGCCGCGCTGCGCGGGCTGCCCCGGGTGGTGGACCTGCTGGCGGCCCGCGCCGAGGAGCACGACCGGGACGCCACCTTTCCGTACCAGGGCGTCGAGGCGGTGCACGAGATAGGCCTGCTGACCCTGACGGTCGGCCAGCAGTACGGCGGCCCCGGCGCCGGCCTGGCCGAGGTCGTCGAGGTGCTGGCCGAACTCGGCCGCGGCGATGCCTCGGTGGCCCTGCTCGCCGCCAACACCCTGCTGCACCACGCCGAGCAGGCCCGCACCGGCGGCTGGCCGAATCCCGTCTATCGACGCCTGCTGACCGAATCGCGCCGCGGCCCGGCGCTGGTCGCCGCGGTGGACGCCACCGCCGATCCGCTGATCGCCCGACCCGGCCCATGGGGTTCCCCCGGGCCGAAGGCCCAGGGAGGCTGGCGGCTCAGCGGCCGGCTGACCGGCTGCCCGGGCGTCGAGGCGCTGGCCTGGCTGGCGGTCCGGATCCGCACCGCCGAGCCCGAGCCGCGCACCGGCACCTTCCTGATCCGCGCCGAGAGCCCCGGGCTCGAGGTCGACCCGGTCGGCGACCAGCTCGGGCTGCGCGCCGCCACCTGCCACGAACTGCGGTTCACCGAGGTGGCGGTGCCCGCCGAGCTGGTGACCGGACTGCGCCGGGATGACGTCGAGTCGGCGACCACCACCGCCTGGCGGGACCTGGCGCTGGCCGCCGTACAGATCGGCGTGGGCCGGGCCGCGCGCGACTGGCTGGTGGGCTTCCTGAGCCGGCGCACGCCCGGCGGTACCGGCGAGCCGCTGGGTGCGCTGCCGCGCTACCAGGCCGCGCTGGGCGAACTGGAGGGCGCGCTGATCGGCGCGGAGGAGCTGGTGGCGGGGCTGGCCGGCCGGATCGACGCCGGTGACGAGGCCGCGGTGGCCCGGACCGGACCGGCCCACCTGCTGGTCTGCCGCGCGGTGGTCGACGCCGTCCGGGCGGCCGTGGAGCTCACCGGCAGCGCCGGCCTGAGCCGCCGTCAGCCGCTCGAACGCCAGCTGCGCGACGCGCTCAGCGGCCCGGTGCACGGCCGCCCCCCGCAGGCCGTGCTGGAGACCGCCGGGCGCGCCGCGCTGGACCGCGGGTAG
- a CDS encoding aminoglycoside phosphotransferase family protein, whose amino-acid sequence MYSSATSPTASRIGTAPRPPAAGTVRRPGLKPALPPARPVGRIEAPGFIPRAGERLLRPRAPQSVPVSEGWGRVDNAALAAPSVRAALAHITRICPAFSARQVLREDAAHILITGLIGRTPVVAKCLSPQAVQGDNRALLVERFRREVAVYRSFVRHRPPVRMPRLVAADHDRCVLVIERIPGRIAALERHPADAPTPGEVRAMLGAVRALNLWRPPTDVFQAPLDYQFEISRYHSVGQLTDRDAGDLRQLLHGLSHTGWQLCHGDALLSNIMLAPSGPVLLDWEQAGWYLPGYDLAVLWSVLSADTAARRQISQLAQVGGTLARDAFLVNLVLVLMRELRIYDVPGAGEEQRLMIRRLYDDAALARRAVRAAVGTR is encoded by the coding sequence ATGTACTCCTCAGCGACTTCCCCCACCGCGTCCCGGATCGGAACCGCGCCACGGCCACCGGCCGCCGGGACGGTCCGCCGGCCCGGGCTGAAGCCCGCTCTCCCCCCAGCCCGCCCGGTGGGGCGCATCGAGGCACCGGGGTTCATCCCGCGCGCCGGTGAGCGCCTGCTGCGCCCCCGTGCGCCCCAGTCGGTCCCCGTCTCCGAGGGGTGGGGCCGGGTCGACAACGCCGCACTGGCGGCGCCGTCGGTGCGGGCCGCGCTGGCCCACATCACGCGGATATGTCCCGCGTTCTCGGCGCGTCAGGTGCTGCGCGAGGATGCGGCGCACATCCTGATCACCGGGCTGATCGGGCGCACCCCCGTGGTCGCCAAGTGCCTCTCCCCGCAGGCCGTGCAGGGCGACAACCGGGCGCTCCTGGTGGAGCGGTTCCGCCGCGAGGTCGCCGTCTACCGCTCCTTCGTGCGGCACCGCCCGCCGGTGCGGATGCCCCGCCTGGTGGCCGCCGACCACGACCGCTGCGTGCTGGTGATCGAGCGGATCCCGGGCCGGATCGCCGCACTCGAACGGCACCCGGCCGACGCGCCGACCCCGGGCGAGGTGCGGGCCATGCTGGGCGCGGTGCGCGCGCTCAACCTCTGGCGCCCGCCGACCGACGTCTTCCAGGCACCGCTGGACTACCAGTTCGAGATCAGCCGCTACCACTCGGTCGGCCAGCTGACCGACCGGGACGCCGGCGATCTGCGCCAGCTGCTGCACGGCCTGTCGCACACCGGCTGGCAGCTCTGCCACGGCGACGCGCTGCTGAGCAACATCATGCTGGCGCCGTCCGGCCCGGTGCTGCTCGACTGGGAGCAGGCCGGCTGGTACCTGCCGGGCTACGACCTGGCGGTGCTGTGGAGCGTGCTCTCGGCGGACACGGCCGCACGCCGGCAGATCAGCCAGCTGGCGCAGGTCGGCGGCACCCTGGCCCGGGACGCGTTCCTGGTCAACCTGGTGCTGGTGCTGATGCGCGAGCTGCGGATCTACGACGTGCCGGGCGCCGGTGAGGAGCAGCGGCTGATGATCCGTCGGCTGTACGACGACGCGGCGCTGGCGCGGCGCGCGGTCCGGGCCGCTGTGGGGACTCGCTGA